From a single Arachis hypogaea cultivar Tifrunner chromosome 3, arahy.Tifrunner.gnm2.J5K5, whole genome shotgun sequence genomic region:
- the LOC140182894 gene encoding uncharacterized protein, translating to MQKGLMTAVQEVFPGVHHRFCVWHLWRNFNKQWKDNELRGLLWECARSTTQEGFVEGIMKNQRAKKEAWEYLAKWRRDAWSRAFFPTQPKCDNICNNACEVFNARIKEARAKPIITLLEEARMYIMRTIARNKMKFKNHVGLLPPIQRSRLEKIRNASKNWLPMWSGDADYEQFEVHRWPTNMVVDLGKAICTCGLWQLSGITLIVITLPIRMPCVHACATMARAGRQPEDFCHRWLTMDAYNDTYAFHINPIPGQKLWEKSLHNRPQAPKFKKMPGGHDKRNCAKKKADDEAAAMAAAASEANTGNQQQPLLAAPEVPDDGNATEIEVGMSQPMVSENENEEFHQVN from the exons ATGCAAAAG GGACTAATGACAGCTGTCCAGGAGGTCTTCCCTGGTGTCCACCACAGGTTTTGTGTTTGGCACTTGTGGAGAAACTTCAATAAGCAGTGGAAAGACAACGAACTCAGAGGATTACTGTGGGAGTGTGCAAGATCTACCACTCAAGAGGGATTCGTTGAGGGGATCATGAAAAATCAGAGAGCTAAGAAGGAAGCCTGGGAGTACCTTGCCAAATGGCGAAGAGATGCATGGAGTCGGGCCTTCTTTCCTACCCAACCAAAATGTGACAACATATGTAATAATGCTTGCGAAGTATTCAATGCAAGAATCAAGGAAGCAAGGGCTAAACCAATTATCACACTACTTGAGGAAGCTAGAATGTATATCATGAGGACAATAGCCCGAAACAAAATGAAATTCAAGAACCATGTTGGGTTACTACCCCCTATTCAACGTAGCCGCTTGGAAAAGATCAGGAATGCTTCAAAGAATTGGCTGCCAATGTGGTCCGGAGATGCAGACTATGAACAATTCGAGGTACATAGGTGGCCGACAAACATGGTAGTGGACTTGGGAAAGGCAATATGCACCTGTGGACTTTGGCAACTAAGTGGtattactttaattgtcattACCCTTCCAATAA GGATGCCCTGTGTCCATGCTTGTGCTACAATGGCTAGGGCAGGCAGGCAGCCTGAAGACTTCTGTCATAGATGGTTGACAATGGATGCATACAATGACACCTATGCATTCCACATCAATCCTATTCCTGGCCAGAAACTATGGGAGAAGTCTCTTCACAATAGACCACAAGCACCCAAATTTAAGAAGATGCCAGGG GGTCACGACAAGAGAAATTGTGCTAAGAAGAAGGCTGACGACGAGGCTGCAGCTATGGCAGCTGCTGCTAGTGAAGCTAATACAGGAAATCAGCAACAACCTCTCCTTGCTGCACCTGAAGTCCCAGATGACGGCAATGCTACTGAGATTGAGGTTGGCATGAGTCAACCAATGGTGtcagaaaatgaaaatgaagaatTCCACCAGGTAAATTAG